A single Brevundimonas sp. SL130 DNA region contains:
- a CDS encoding TonB-dependent receptor domain-containing protein — MNNTILKLMLTTSLLALAGQVQAQTTSAAQNTTADDKAEVGEVIVTGTRIVRPNNQSAAPITSVTATEIEAAAAVNIEEILNRLPQIAPDSQQNYQDSDGRQRIKLRNLGFERTLVLVDGKRLGTMNGQDAGIIPTSMVQRIDILSGGASSVYGSDAISGVVNFILKDDFEGLQLDANYSFYNHENKTTIVTPVAQASAFPTPIGTVNDGGRKDITLTYGKHLFDDALQVSGFVNYRDAELVPYADRATSACYLLQSAADGPLSCQTSTYSPSGYLSPQGGSNAGSVYLNNPDGTRTFVPYGIGEGKAANPFDGYSYQRESERLNAGLFGALKLNDSAEIYGNVIWFKDESYNRFPTRVYSYTAYGSTPYSVNCNNPLMSAAQATGICGTQAGTSTMMPLEVRYRFDDLPYTLDTYVNEGVRATGGVRGVVANVWNYDIGAVYARNQMDYTSGAFAEFEKVNRSLNVVNVNGTPTCVSKVDGTDPNCVPFDAFQAGNNDQALADYLFTGQSGTTTGVGTLYDLVATVSGDLAEYGIVSPWADQGVAVSAGLEYREEHWESTADAIYRRENGGSDVSLSQSVVEGNIEFQAPLMEERKYAHLLQVNGGYRLSRYDTNPETFNTWKIEGLYAPVQDVTFRAAFNKAQRAPTVIEMSQASNISFTRQGGSQNDFCAGIARQVQDPNDPTKQITIIDAPTASREVCRATGLSDALYGSTSLSCPNSQCTVRTGGFTVDPETANTTTFGVVLRPHFLPGLTLSIDRFIIDLDDSINYNDYSYYQNGCLSSGGDAYFCDKIVRDPVTGALYSDAGSNPTTGFISQGTTNAYKSKSHGWDFQGQYGLELENFGKFDWVFNGSLSTRQSWQDSPLRPEINCVGYFGSCGGQFVPEWTHGLRTTYTIPNDRLSVSVNWRYVSSLTHTSNSGDPLLGWVEGAERKTFYNIPAYNYFDVSVAYKVTDDAKLRVSANNILDEEPPVIPNSYNVSLARNNTLPQRYDSLGRQISIGLTVNF, encoded by the coding sequence ATGAACAATACGATTTTGAAACTGATGCTGACGACAAGCTTGTTGGCCTTGGCGGGGCAGGTGCAGGCGCAGACGACAAGCGCCGCCCAGAACACGACCGCCGACGACAAGGCCGAGGTTGGTGAAGTGATTGTGACCGGCACGCGGATCGTGCGGCCGAATAACCAGTCCGCGGCTCCGATCACCAGCGTCACCGCAACGGAAATCGAGGCTGCGGCCGCGGTCAATATCGAAGAAATCCTGAACCGGCTGCCGCAGATCGCGCCGGACAGTCAGCAGAACTATCAGGATTCCGACGGCCGCCAGCGCATCAAGCTGCGCAACCTCGGCTTTGAGCGCACCCTGGTTCTGGTGGACGGCAAGCGCCTCGGCACGATGAACGGCCAGGACGCCGGCATCATCCCGACCTCGATGGTCCAGCGGATCGACATCCTGTCGGGCGGCGCCTCTTCGGTTTACGGCTCTGACGCCATCTCGGGCGTGGTCAACTTCATCCTGAAGGATGATTTCGAAGGCCTGCAGCTGGATGCGAACTACAGCTTCTACAACCACGAGAACAAGACCACGATCGTCACGCCGGTCGCGCAGGCCTCGGCCTTCCCCACGCCGATCGGCACGGTCAACGACGGCGGCCGCAAAGACATCACCCTGACCTACGGCAAGCATCTGTTTGACGATGCCTTGCAGGTGTCGGGCTTCGTGAACTACCGCGATGCAGAACTGGTGCCCTATGCGGATCGCGCCACGTCGGCCTGCTATCTGCTGCAGAGCGCCGCAGACGGCCCCTTGAGCTGCCAGACATCGACCTATTCGCCATCGGGCTACCTTTCGCCCCAGGGCGGCAGCAACGCCGGTTCGGTGTACCTGAACAATCCAGACGGTACGCGCACCTTCGTGCCCTATGGCATCGGTGAAGGCAAAGCCGCGAACCCCTTCGACGGCTATTCGTACCAGCGGGAATCGGAGCGCCTGAACGCCGGCCTCTTCGGCGCCCTGAAGCTGAACGACAGCGCCGAGATCTACGGCAACGTCATCTGGTTCAAGGATGAATCCTACAACCGCTTCCCCACGCGGGTTTACAGCTACACGGCGTACGGCAGCACGCCTTACAGCGTGAATTGTAACAACCCGCTCATGTCCGCTGCGCAAGCCACAGGGATCTGCGGAACCCAGGCCGGCACCTCGACCATGATGCCGCTGGAAGTCCGCTATCGCTTCGACGATCTGCCGTACACGCTCGACACCTATGTGAATGAAGGCGTGCGGGCCACCGGGGGCGTGCGCGGCGTGGTTGCCAACGTCTGGAACTATGACATCGGCGCCGTCTATGCGCGCAACCAGATGGATTATACGTCCGGCGCCTTCGCCGAATTCGAAAAGGTCAATCGTTCGCTGAACGTCGTCAACGTCAACGGCACGCCAACCTGCGTTTCGAAAGTTGACGGGACCGACCCCAACTGCGTTCCCTTCGACGCCTTCCAGGCGGGCAACAACGACCAGGCCCTGGCTGACTATCTGTTCACCGGCCAAAGCGGTACGACCACCGGCGTCGGCACGCTGTACGATCTGGTCGCCACGGTTTCGGGCGACCTAGCCGAGTACGGGATCGTCAGCCCCTGGGCGGATCAAGGCGTCGCGGTTTCGGCCGGCCTCGAGTACCGCGAGGAGCATTGGGAATCGACGGCCGACGCGATCTATCGTCGTGAAAACGGCGGGTCCGACGTCAGCCTGTCGCAGAGCGTCGTCGAAGGAAACATCGAGTTCCAGGCTCCGCTGATGGAAGAGCGCAAATATGCGCACCTGCTTCAGGTCAACGGCGGCTATCGTCTGTCGCGCTACGACACCAACCCGGAGACCTTCAATACCTGGAAGATCGAAGGTCTGTACGCGCCGGTTCAGGACGTGACCTTCCGTGCGGCCTTCAACAAGGCCCAGCGCGCCCCGACGGTGATCGAGATGTCGCAGGCGTCGAACATCAGCTTCACCCGCCAAGGCGGATCGCAAAACGACTTCTGTGCGGGCATCGCTCGCCAGGTTCAGGATCCCAACGATCCGACGAAGCAAATCACCATCATCGACGCGCCGACCGCTTCGCGCGAAGTCTGCCGTGCGACCGGCCTGAGCGACGCCCTGTACGGCAGCACCAGCCTGTCGTGCCCCAACTCGCAATGTACGGTTCGCACCGGCGGCTTCACGGTCGATCCCGAAACCGCCAACACGACCACCTTCGGCGTCGTGCTGCGGCCGCACTTCCTGCCGGGCCTGACCCTTTCGATCGACCGGTTCATTATCGATCTCGATGACTCGATCAACTACAACGACTACAGCTACTATCAGAACGGGTGCCTGAGCAGCGGCGGCGACGCCTACTTCTGCGACAAGATCGTTCGCGATCCGGTCACGGGCGCTCTGTATAGCGACGCTGGCTCCAACCCGACCACCGGCTTCATCAGCCAAGGCACGACCAACGCCTACAAGTCGAAATCCCATGGCTGGGACTTCCAGGGCCAATACGGCCTCGAGCTGGAGAATTTCGGCAAGTTCGACTGGGTGTTCAACGGTTCGCTGTCCACGCGTCAGAGCTGGCAGGATTCGCCCCTGCGGCCTGAGATCAACTGCGTCGGCTACTTCGGCTCGTGCGGTGGTCAGTTCGTGCCTGAGTGGACGCACGGCCTGCGTACGACCTACACCATCCCGAACGATCGTCTGAGCGTCTCGGTCAACTGGCGCTACGTCTCGTCGCTGACCCACACGTCGAACTCGGGCGACCCGCTGCTGGGCTGGGTCGAAGGCGCCGAGCGCAAGACCTTCTACAACATCCCGGCCTACAACTACTTCGACGTGTCGGTGGCCTATAAGGTGACGGACGACGCGAAGCTGCGGGTCTCGGCCAACAACATCCTGGACGAAGAGCCGCCGGTCATCCCGAACTCCTACAACGTCAGCCTGGCGCGGAATAACACCCTGCCTCAGCGTTATGACTCCCTGGGACGTCAGATCTCGATCGGCCTGACGGTCAACTTCTAA
- a CDS encoding TonB-dependent receptor, which translates to MLVLDPSVLNASYGGGFDNLRLRGFAMDNFSTVRRDGLALAAHHDVQLENIERIDVLKGPSGFLYGFNSPGGTINYILKRPTEQSFLTATVGASTLEQRYVAMDGSATAFDGALGYRVNAGYEKVGNFDHARDLERAFFGVAADIRINDRALLQLNADWSEKTAIADPLLRADQSGRADPLDPATFVLPPEVDRRDLLTGGWYRHKTEGRNIDARFEIDLAGDWVSVTQANYSRAERNGGYTDLFDIQPNGDIGFGDLFASRGEVFSTYTIQSYISGELETGGIGHDLFFGASHRVFHDKAPFWDYIDTTGSLGVDDLTVRNILNPTQPSHFDFGPAQPIEYRSTVQEDSVFASDLISVTDKFQILLGGRYIWFRAEEQTATSPAQSENVFVPTGAVMYRPTANVLAYASYSKGFEDGDVAPFLANNANQPTSPIESRQYEIGLKADVFSGLSLGLAAFEIERDASYLNVANDFVADGTYRHRGIELTASGRVTSDLSISSGLALQDTELLGVVDTTTLGKRSEGVPEWQATLGTQYRISALPGLALDATVSHVGERPVDAQNSGFIPSFTLVDVGVTYDTHVAGTPVQFRVMAKNLFNEYYYAGTIYQAGLDIGRPREVLFVARASF; encoded by the coding sequence ATCTTGGTGTTGGACCCTTCGGTGCTTAATGCGTCCTACGGCGGCGGTTTTGATAATCTGCGCCTTCGCGGTTTCGCGATGGACAACTTCAGTACTGTGCGGCGTGACGGCTTGGCCCTCGCGGCGCACCACGACGTTCAGCTAGAGAACATTGAGCGCATTGATGTCCTCAAAGGACCGTCGGGTTTCCTCTATGGCTTCAACTCGCCCGGTGGGACCATCAACTACATTCTGAAGCGGCCGACCGAGCAATCGTTTCTAACGGCCACGGTGGGTGCATCCACGCTGGAACAGCGCTACGTCGCCATGGACGGCAGCGCCACCGCTTTCGATGGCGCGTTGGGCTACAGGGTGAACGCCGGCTATGAAAAGGTCGGGAACTTCGACCACGCTCGCGATCTGGAGCGGGCCTTCTTTGGCGTGGCAGCTGATATCCGCATCAACGACAGGGCCTTGCTTCAACTGAATGCCGACTGGTCGGAGAAGACGGCCATCGCCGACCCACTGTTGCGCGCCGACCAAAGCGGCCGGGCCGATCCGCTCGATCCGGCGACCTTCGTTCTGCCGCCCGAGGTTGATCGGCGCGACCTCCTTACCGGCGGCTGGTATCGTCACAAAACCGAGGGCCGGAACATCGACGCCAGGTTTGAAATCGATCTGGCGGGCGATTGGGTTTCAGTCACCCAGGCCAACTACTCGCGAGCCGAGCGGAACGGGGGCTATACTGACCTGTTCGATATTCAACCCAACGGAGATATCGGCTTCGGCGACCTCTTTGCCTCCCGAGGCGAAGTGTTCAGCACCTATACGATCCAGAGCTATATCTCCGGCGAACTCGAGACCGGAGGCATCGGCCACGACCTATTCTTCGGCGCCTCGCACCGCGTGTTTCACGATAAGGCTCCCTTCTGGGACTACATCGATACGACCGGTTCGCTGGGCGTGGACGACCTCACAGTTCGCAACATCCTGAATCCGACCCAGCCGTCACACTTCGACTTCGGGCCTGCACAGCCGATCGAGTACCGGTCGACCGTCCAAGAAGACTCGGTCTTCGCCAGCGATCTGATCTCGGTCACAGACAAGTTCCAAATCTTGCTAGGTGGCCGCTACATCTGGTTCCGCGCCGAAGAACAGACGGCGACATCTCCGGCGCAAAGTGAAAATGTTTTCGTGCCTACGGGTGCGGTGATGTATCGACCGACGGCGAATGTGCTTGCCTACGCAAGCTATTCGAAGGGTTTTGAGGACGGTGATGTGGCGCCGTTCCTCGCCAACAACGCCAATCAACCAACCAGCCCCATCGAAAGCCGCCAGTATGAGATCGGCTTGAAGGCCGATGTGTTCTCCGGCCTCTCGCTGGGGCTCGCCGCTTTCGAGATTGAGCGCGACGCCAGCTATCTGAACGTCGCCAACGATTTCGTTGCGGACGGCACCTATCGTCATCGTGGTATTGAGTTGACGGCTTCCGGCAGGGTGACGTCCGACCTTTCCATTTCCAGCGGTTTGGCCCTGCAAGACACCGAACTGCTCGGCGTCGTCGACACCACCACGCTTGGCAAGCGCAGCGAAGGCGTCCCGGAGTGGCAGGCGACCCTGGGCACACAATACAGGATCAGCGCCCTTCCCGGTCTGGCGCTCGACGCCACGGTAAGCCACGTCGGTGAACGTCCGGTGGACGCGCAGAACAGCGGGTTCATTCCGTCTTTCACGCTCGTGGACGTTGGCGTCACCTACGACACGCATGTGGCCGGCACCCCTGTTCAGTTCCGCGTCATGGCCAAGAACCTGTTTAACGAATACTACTACGCTGGCACAATCTATCAGGCAGGCTTGGACATCGGTCGGCCCCGCGAGGTCTTGTTCGTCGCAAGAGCCAGCTTCTAG
- a CDS encoding IS630 family transposase (programmed frameshift) gives MSKALSVDLRDRVIAAIEGGMSCRQAAARFGVSAASAIRWRSRVRRQGDVRPGPLGGDRRSGRIEGHADLILGLVERKSDITLAELQTALAEQGVGTSLSSLWRFFVRRRISPQKKSAHADEQSRPDVLSRRQAWFDSQLDLDPERLVFIDETGASTKMARRHGRAPRGQRLRCSVPHGHWKTTTFVGALRLTGMTAPMVLDGPMNGAWFLAYVEQVLAPTLKPGDVVIMDNLAAHKSTPIRDAIEAVGARLLFLPPYSPDLNPIENAFAKLKALLRKAAARTIDQLWDAIARIIQTYSPQECANYFAAAGYDAD, from the exons ATGAGCAAGGCGCTATCGGTAGATTTGCGTGATCGTGTGATCGCGGCGATTGAGGGCGGGATGTCGTGCCGTCAGGCGGCGGCCCGGTTCGGGGTCAGCGCGGCCAGCGCGATCCGCTGGCGCTCGCGGGTCCGCAGGCAGGGCGACGTGCGGCCGGGGCCTCTGGGCGGAGATCGGCGCTCTGGGCGGATTGAAGGCCATGCCGACCTGATCCTGGGCCTGGTCGAGCGCAAGAGCGACATCACCCTGGCGGAGCTTCAGACGGCTCTGGCCGAACAGGGCGTGGGGACCAGCCTGTCGAGCTTGTGGCGGTTCTTCGTGCGCCGCCGGATCTCGC CTCAAAAAAAGTCGGCGCACGCGGACGAACAGAGCCGCCCCGACGTCCTGAGCCGGCGTCAGGCCTGGTTCGACAGCCAGCTCGACCTCGATCCCGAGCGGCTCGTCTTCATCGATGAGACGGGAGCCTCGACCAAGATGGCCCGCCGCCACGGACGTGCGCCGCGCGGGCAGCGGCTGAGGTGCAGCGTGCCGCACGGTCACTGGAAGACGACCACCTTCGTCGGAGCCTTGAGGCTGACGGGCATGACCGCCCCGATGGTGCTCGACGGCCCGATGAACGGCGCCTGGTTCCTGGCCTATGTCGAACAGGTGCTGGCCCCGACCCTGAAGCCCGGCGACGTGGTGATCATGGACAATCTCGCCGCCCACAAGAGCACGCCCATCAGGGACGCCATCGAGGCTGTCGGCGCACGGCTGCTCTTCCTGCCGCCCTACAGTCCCGACCTCAACCCGATCGAGAACGCCTTCGCCAAGCTCAAGGCCCTGCTGAGAAAGGCCGCCGCTCGGACAATCGACCAACTCTGGGACGCCATCGCCCGCATCATCCAGACCTACTCTCCCCAAGAATGCGCCAACTACTTCGCCGCCGCCGGCTATGATGCAGACTGA
- a CDS encoding PIN domain-containing protein, protein MDAHAIASAGVPVLCIDTCSILDVMRDPTRETAKPHDRQAAIDLVAAAESGRLICLMAEQVAIEFSDHDQPVQDEAERNLRRVREQVERINKLSAVFGAPGNVNLTHLDDHVGRARAVVGRWLAKLGNVTPSPVVPSKAFARVNAGIAPARRGKESSKDCLVYETYLEAVSALRGAGVTTPIVFLSSNTNEYLTESKVLKPDIAAEFGTINLGYAPNMIAAKYALGL, encoded by the coding sequence ATGGACGCACACGCGATTGCATCAGCGGGCGTTCCGGTGCTGTGCATCGACACATGCTCCATTCTGGACGTCATGCGTGATCCGACGCGCGAGACGGCGAAACCGCACGATCGGCAGGCGGCCATCGATCTCGTGGCGGCGGCGGAATCGGGTCGTCTCATATGCCTTATGGCGGAACAGGTAGCGATCGAGTTTTCCGATCACGACCAGCCCGTCCAGGATGAGGCTGAGCGCAATCTCAGAAGGGTTCGGGAGCAAGTCGAGCGCATCAACAAGCTATCCGCCGTCTTCGGCGCTCCAGGCAACGTCAACCTTACGCATCTTGACGATCATGTCGGGCGTGCAAGGGCCGTTGTCGGGCGTTGGCTCGCCAAGCTCGGCAATGTCACGCCCAGCCCTGTTGTCCCCTCCAAAGCATTTGCTCGGGTCAACGCGGGCATCGCTCCCGCGAGACGCGGCAAGGAGTCCTCCAAAGATTGCCTGGTCTATGAAACTTATCTTGAGGCCGTATCAGCTTTGCGGGGCGCTGGGGTGACGACGCCGATCGTCTTTCTGTCGTCGAATACCAATGAGTATTTGACCGAAAGCAAGGTTTTGAAGCCCGACATCGCGGCGGAATTTGGCACGATCAACCTTGGCTATGCGCCCAATATGATTGCGGCCAAATACGCGCTCGGTCTGTAA